The genomic interval TTGATCCATTGCTGTTTGATAGGGTTGCGTTCGACAGTACAGTAATCCTGAAAAAACAGCCTAATGGTAAACCTCACCCTGCGGCTGAAATCCTTTTAGCGGTTTTATTCTTCTATAAGGATTTAATGAAGATAAACCCTCGCAAGAAAGGCCGTTGGACAATCTTTTCTTGTGAAGAATTTTGGATGCCAGCTAACTTCCCGCTTACGCAAGAGCAGTTAAAGCAATCGCTCAAAGCAGGGCGTATGGATTATGAAATGTGCTGGCTTATCTCTCAACAGCCTGTAGATGCTATCAACTGCGCTATATTCAATGAGATTAATGAGCAAACGACAATTCGCGTATTGTTACCTAACCCTAATGCTAAATGGCAGCATTACAAGGAAATCGGAATAACAAGAAAGGAATTTAGAAAGCTTAAATCTCTTGCTAAGACGAGCCGCACCTTCTTAATTAAAAAATCCAATACGAGCGTTTTTGGTACTATGGATTTGCATGGATTTGATGAGTTCCTGCCTGTTTTATCTGGCGATAAATATGGCGTACAAGCTGCTGAGGAAATCATCAAGCGGATTGGTTCCAATGATCCTAATGACTGGATACCAATCTTTATTCAAGAAAATGCACGTAACCATAAGTTACGTAAGGCTGAGCATGATGATGAAGAAGATATTGAATATGAGGATACTGAGTATGAGGATGCTGAATAAAAAATCCTTTATGCTGTTAAGTGCCTTAACAGTGAATAGCATACTGGTTTCACCGCCAACATTTGCTACGGGTATTCCTGTATTTGATGCGGCAAGTGCGACAAATATGCTTCAACAGTTACAGGCAGCGAAACAGCAGTATGATCAGCTTGTCGAACAATATAAGCAAGCTAAAAGCCTGCATGACCAGACGATAGCGGAAGGTAAGCGGTTATATGAAGGGGTAACTAACTTTGATGTAAACGACTTACTGGACGATCCTACATTAAGTAGCTATCTACCAAATAAACGAACGGCTGATTCTTTATTAGATGCTGCGGATAATATTGGTGAGTTGAGGGAGAAGTACAAACTTACTTCTTCTGATTCCGAAGTTCAGAAAGCATATGATAGTATGTTGACTGAATTAAATAATATGCAAACTGCATATAATACGGCTGTAAAACGCAGTGATCATATTTCCAATCTATCCAAAAAGCTTGAGCAAGCCGCAACACCGCAAGAAAAAGCGGATTATCAAAACGCAATTAACACTGAGTCAAATAATCTTCTCAATGAGAAAACTAAACTTGACTTAGCAAAAGCTAACTTTGATGCAAACTTTAAGATTGCTCAAGCATCTCGCCGCGCTGAGTTTAAAGAAGAATTTAGCGTTGATAAATAATTATACTAAATATAACAAGCCCGAAAGGGCTTGTTACTAAGGGGGTATCATGCCATTAAAGCTAGTTTTGATAGTTGTGGGTTTTATGACTCTATCAGCGTGTTCAGTTAATCCACCTCAACCAACAAAACCAAAGGGTAAGTGGGTGCAAATGAATACCCACGTTCCAGCCGCACAAGCGCAGTTAAAAAAAATAAAAGCTGAGCAAGAGAGGGGGAAATAAAATGTTTAAACGCAATCCAAAAAAGCTCAACGATCAAGAACGCGCCGAAATTTACGATAAAAATAAAAAAATGGCCGAATTAACCGCTCCAGAAAGAAAGCAACTGGACGCTGATAAAAACGTACATTTAAGTGCTATTGCAGGGTTTCAGCGCGATAGAGTTTCAGAACAGCGCCGTATGATGTGGATTGCTTTTGGATTTGGTGGAATCGGTATCGTTGCGGCGGGTGCAATGGCTGTTGCTTTGGCTTTTATTGCACCTTTGAAAGAGGTGAAGCCATATATCGCAGAAGTAGATCAGGTTACAGGTCAGGTAAATATTGTTTCAGCAGTAGGTGACGATAAAATCAAGCTTACTTATCAAAGCCTTATTGATGCTTCTAACCTCGCTAACTTTGTTGTAGAGCGTGAGTCTTATGACTGGAACTCAATTCAAAACAGTCTTGACCAGGTTAAACTACGTTCTACACCTAGCGTATATGAGTCAATGAGGCGCTTTATTGTTGAAAGCCCTAACTCACCGCTTGTTTTATTGGCTAAAGATAAAGTAATGAAAGTCGGCATTACTTCTAAGCCGATTGTAGACAGCAACAAAGGCGTTGGAACCGTGCGCTTTTATAAAGCGGTTACTGATGGGGCTGGTAAGCCGATTCCTGGCTATCCGATTACTCACTGGCAAGCCACGATTACTTTTGACTATGAGCATAAATTAAGAACCGATGATGATTATATTAATAACCCACTTGGTTTTAATGTGACTAGTTATCGTGTCGATCAAGAATCACAAAAATAAAGAAAGGCGAGGGGGGGTTAATGAAAAAGATTCTTTTAGCTGGGTGCATAGCGGCAACTTTACCAGGCGTTGCAAACGCCTTGAATGTGCCGCAGCCGACGAGCTATGACGCTCGCATTCAGGAAGCTACTTATAATCCTGATGATGCTGTTCTCGTTAGGGTTAAAGCCGGAACATCAACATTAATCAAGTTACAGGATGGTGAGTTTATAACTGATGATCAGGCAGGGATGGGGTTTGGTGATCCTGATGCTTGGGATGTTTCTGTTCGAGGGAATAATATTTTTATCAGGCCAATCGCTGAACAACCTGATACGAACGTTACGTTAGTATCAAATAAGCGAACCTATGTTTTCTTTTTACAGTCTGTAAAGGGTAATCCTTCATGGATGGTTAGATTTAAATATCCTAAAAAATACAGTGCTGCAAACGCGACAGTATTTAAAAGACCGCCTTGTCAATCTAATGGCGCTTACAATGCGAACTGGAATTATCAGTTGCAGGGTAAAGAGTCTTTTGCACCATATGAAGTATGGGATGATGGGCGCTTTACATGCTTTAAATTTAATCCTTCAAGCGATCTTCCAATGATTTACCGTGTTGCTGGCGATGGTGAAGAAATGCTAGTGAATGGGAATCCTGATAGCGAGAATAATAATATTATTGTCGTACAGGAAACTAACCCTGAGTTTGTAATTCGTCTTGGTAAGAAAGTTGTCGCGGTTCGGTCAGATACGATTAAGGCAATGCCGTCTAATCGTAGTGGTACTACCAATGGCATGACTAGGGAGATTAAATCTGATGAATGATAATCAGAAAGATGAAATCGGTGCTATCCCTTCAATTGATGATGATCGCGCAACGGTAGACTTACAAGGCCAGCGCGGTAAGAAAGCCTCAAAGGGTTATCTGAAAGACATTCTCATATTTGGGGGGGCTATTGTTCTAATCCTCGCGGTGGCAGGTGCCTTTGTCTGGAGAGCTTTCCATAAGGGTGATACAGAAGAAGCGGGTAAGCCGGTTGATCCGACACTTGAAAAAAGTGTAGGTAGCGATACTGGGAACAGGGGCGTGGATAAGCTGATGAATACCATTGCTGAGCGTAAAGCGGCAGAAGAAAAAGCCGCAGAAGAAGAACGTAAAGCAGCAGAAGCAAAACGCCTGGCAGAAGAAAAGGCCAAACAAGATGCGCTAATGGCGCAATTAGAAGCCCAGGGTAAATTAGGTAACGGCAGCGCAAACAACAACGCTTCACGAGCTGGCGGTAACGGTGGCAATAACGATGCCCCGCCAACACCGCAAGAGCGAAAGCTACAGGGTAAGGGCTTGGTTTACGCTGGTAGCGAGGGTAAGGGTACTGCTAATGGTGGGGCGGCCTCACAAAGCGCGGGAGGGGGCTTAAATAAGGCGCTGGAAGGTGGTACTTACGCCAATGGTCAAGCTTCCATTCTGAAAGACCGTAGTTTGCTTTTGGGTATGGGTACAGTATTACCATGTGTGCTGAAAACAAAGATCGTTACCACTTATCAGGGGTTGCCGATCTGCCAGTTAACCAAAAATATCTACTCAAACGATGGAAATACATTATTGCTTGAGGCGGGTACTAAGTTCTTTGGTGAACAGCAAAACGCCCTTGTTCAAGGTCAGGCGCGAGTATTCGTAAACTGGACAACAGCCGAAACACCTAAAGGTATTCGCGTTCGTATTGATGCTCTTGGCGTTGATGGTCTGGGGGCTGCGGGTATTCCGGCATGGGTTGATTTGCATTTCTGGCAGCGTTTTGGCAATGCGATCATGCTTAGCTTCATTGATGATGCGCTGGCAACGGCAGCTAATAAAATCAGTGATAATAACAATGATAACAGCATTAAAGTAGATAATACCGAAGATGCCGCCAGTAACATGGCAAGTATCGCGCTTGAAAACTCAATTAATATTCCACCTACTGCATATATTAATCAGGGTGAATTGATTTCAATCATCGTACCGCGTGATACTTATTTCAATAATGTTTATGAACTTCATTGATAAAAGGTGACGCATAAATAAATGATAAGTGAAGGGGGTTCCCTTCACTTATATTTAATATAATTCAGAGGTTGTAATGAATGAATCCTATGGGAATTTCAATGTAATCCGTAATCAGTTAGCAAAAACAGGAATAACCGAGATTTTAGGTTATGACGGTTTAACAGAAGTAGCTATAAACCAACCTGGAAGAATCTGGTTTGAACGTGGCAAAGGTTGGGAGTCGCAAGTTAATGAAGATTGTAATTACTCCAATCTTGAAATGCTTGCTCAATCATTATCTGTCAAAAGTCATACTGGCGGTATTGATCAGGATTACAATGCTTCGAAACCTATTCACTCTGTGACCTTACCTGACGGGGAGAGGGGGCAAATAATCTTACCTCCTGCGGCAGAGGACGGTACAATTTCTTTTACTATTCGTAAACCTTCAAAAAGCAGATTTGATTTAAACAGCTATATCAATAGTGGTCGCCTTTCTGATTTTGAAATTTGTGGTAGAGCTTACGTGAAAGAAAAGGCTTTGACAGGCGAACAACTTGAACTTCTTGGCTTTCTTAAAGATAAAGATATGGATCGCTTTTTTAAAAAAAGCGTTCAGATGCGTTTAAATCACGTTATGGTTGGCGCTACGGGGTCTGGTAAAACTACCTTCATGAAAGCTATAGCAGACCTTTTTCCAGCTAACAGGCGCTATATAACGATTGAAGATACACATGAACTTGATTTGCCTAACCATCCTAATCATGTTCATTTGTTCTTTAAGCGTGAGGGAATCGGCGCTACCGCCAAAGATTTAATTGAAGCTGGTATGCGTATGAAGCCTGATCACATCTTCCTTACTGAATTAAGGGGGGATGAAGCCTGGAACTATTTAGGCATGTTGAATACTGGTCATAATGGAAGCCTGACTTCTACTCACGCTGACGATAATCCTGCTGCTGTTTATAGCCGACTTTCATCACTTATCAAAGAATCGAAGGTAGGTACAACACTTGATTATGGTTTGATTACAAATACTGTCGCCAGCACAATAGATATAATTTCCTTCTGGAAAGGTTCTTATATGACAAAGATCTATTACAATCCAGAAGAAAAAAATGAAGCTGTTATGCGTCTTTTAGGCATGGTGGCTTAACAGAATTAATAAGGGGGGGGGTATGCAATTAAGGCAGAATCTTAAAAAGTCCGATATTATATCAACTATAATATTCTCTATCTTAATGGTAGGCATAGGCGGCGCGATCGGGGTATATGGGGGCGGTTACGTTTTTCTAC from Mixta hanseatica carries:
- a CDS encoding TrbG/VirB9 family P-type conjugative transfer protein; this encodes MKKILLAGCIAATLPGVANALNVPQPTSYDARIQEATYNPDDAVLVRVKAGTSTLIKLQDGEFITDDQAGMGFGDPDAWDVSVRGNNIFIRPIAEQPDTNVTLVSNKRTYVFFLQSVKGNPSWMVRFKYPKKYSAANATVFKRPPCQSNGAYNANWNYQLQGKESFAPYEVWDDGRFTCFKFNPSSDLPMIYRVAGDGEEMLVNGNPDSENNNIIVVQETNPEFVIRLGKKVVAVRSDTIKAMPSNRSGTTNGMTREIKSDE
- a CDS encoding type IV secretion system protein, with amino-acid sequence MRMLNKKSFMLLSALTVNSILVSPPTFATGIPVFDAASATNMLQQLQAAKQQYDQLVEQYKQAKSLHDQTIAEGKRLYEGVTNFDVNDLLDDPTLSSYLPNKRTADSLLDAADNIGELREKYKLTSSDSEVQKAYDSMLTELNNMQTAYNTAVKRSDHISNLSKKLEQAATPQEKADYQNAINTESNNLLNEKTKLDLAKANFDANFKIAQASRRAEFKEEFSVDK
- the virB10 gene encoding type IV secretion system protein VirB10, whose amino-acid sequence is MNDNQKDEIGAIPSIDDDRATVDLQGQRGKKASKGYLKDILIFGGAIVLILAVAGAFVWRAFHKGDTEEAGKPVDPTLEKSVGSDTGNRGVDKLMNTIAERKAAEEKAAEEERKAAEAKRLAEEKAKQDALMAQLEAQGKLGNGSANNNASRAGGNGGNNDAPPTPQERKLQGKGLVYAGSEGKGTANGGAASQSAGGGLNKALEGGTYANGQASILKDRSLLLGMGTVLPCVLKTKIVTTYQGLPICQLTKNIYSNDGNTLLLEAGTKFFGEQQNALVQGQARVFVNWTTAETPKGIRVRIDALGVDGLGAAGIPAWVDLHFWQRFGNAIMLSFIDDALATAANKISDNNNDNSIKVDNTEDAASNMASIALENSINIPPTAYINQGELISIIVPRDTYFNNVYELH
- a CDS encoding virB8 family protein; this translates as MFKRNPKKLNDQERAEIYDKNKKMAELTAPERKQLDADKNVHLSAIAGFQRDRVSEQRRMMWIAFGFGGIGIVAAGAMAVALAFIAPLKEVKPYIAEVDQVTGQVNIVSAVGDDKIKLTYQSLIDASNLANFVVERESYDWNSIQNSLDQVKLRSTPSVYESMRRFIVESPNSPLVLLAKDKVMKVGITSKPIVDSNKGVGTVRFYKAVTDGAGKPIPGYPITHWQATITFDYEHKLRTDDDYINNPLGFNVTSYRVDQESQK
- the virB11 gene encoding P-type DNA transfer ATPase VirB11, which translates into the protein MNESYGNFNVIRNQLAKTGITEILGYDGLTEVAINQPGRIWFERGKGWESQVNEDCNYSNLEMLAQSLSVKSHTGGIDQDYNASKPIHSVTLPDGERGQIILPPAAEDGTISFTIRKPSKSRFDLNSYINSGRLSDFEICGRAYVKEKALTGEQLELLGFLKDKDMDRFFKKSVQMRLNHVMVGATGSGKTTFMKAIADLFPANRRYITIEDTHELDLPNHPNHVHLFFKREGIGATAKDLIEAGMRMKPDHIFLTELRGDEAWNYLGMLNTGHNGSLTSTHADDNPAAVYSRLSSLIKESKVGTTLDYGLITNTVASTIDIISFWKGSYMTKIYYNPEEKNEAVMRLLGMVA